One region of Wyeomyia smithii strain HCP4-BCI-WySm-NY-G18 chromosome 3, ASM2978416v1, whole genome shotgun sequence genomic DNA includes:
- the LOC129729222 gene encoding probable RNA methyltransferase CG1239 — protein MENKQIKTKLQNRPGGVNKDASTVLLDGFIRKKSCKHQEVNVRKKVFLYGNYDRYYGYRNILKTPEEDVRLIAFVAHKQLITGKHILDIGCNNGSLTILIAQNCKPASVVGIDIDGALIGNARRQLAENLKSCMVKGIDPTPLTSVEFRKANYVYQNQELLNSEKPQFDVILCLSVTKWIHLNFGDSGLKLAFKRVYRQLREGGIFILEAQPWSSYKQKKKLTTTIFSNFQNILLRPESFNSYLTSSEVGFIDFFELKVAEHSIKGFRRPIYVFRK, from the exons CAGAATCGTCCTGGTGGTGTTAACAAGGATGCCTCG aCCGTGCTGTTAGATGgttttatcagaaaaaaaagttgcaaacACCAGGAAGTAAACGTACGCAAGAAAGTATTTCTCTATGGAAATTATGACCGGTATTACGGATATCGAAACATCCTGAAAACACCAGAAGAAGACGTTCGGTTAATAGCATTCGTTGCTCATAAACAGCTAATTACTGGCAAACATATACTGGATATTGGTTGCAACAATGGGTCTCTTACTATTTTAATTGCACAAAATTGCAAACCAGCCAGTGTGGTGGGAATAGATATTGATGGGGCTCTAATAG GAAATGCACGTCGTCAATTGGCGGAAAATCTAAAATCATGTATGGTGAAAGGAATCGACCCTACACCATTGACATCAGTTGAATTTCGGAAAGCCAACTACGTCTATCaaaatcaagaattgctaaataGTGAGAAGCCTCAGTTTGATGTTATATTATGCTTGTCGGTTACTAAATGGATACACCTAAATTTTGGAGATAGCGGTCTAAAGTTGGCCTTCAAGCGTGTATATAGGCAGCTTCGAGAGGGTGGCATTTTTATTTTAGAAGCACAGCCCTGGAGCAGCtacaaacaaaagaaaaaattgaCCACCACTATTTTCAGTaactttcaaaacattttgcttCGACCTGAAAGTTTTAACTCTTATCTAACGAGTAGTGAAGTCggatttattgatttttttgaactTAAGGTTGCAGAGCATTCAATTAAAGGATTTAGAAGACCAATTTACGTTTTCCGGAAATAG